From Serinicoccus profundi, the proteins below share one genomic window:
- a CDS encoding ABC transporter ATP-binding protein: protein MNEHASTGERVLWTEELVAGYIPDVDILRGCSVEVRTGELVGIIGPNGAGKSTLIKAMFGLVPVRSGKVMLQGTDITSRPAHKLVTDGLGYVPQNNNVFPSLTVEENLQMGLYLRPKEYAERFREVSDLYPLLADRRAQRAGSLSGGERQVVAMGRALMTGPHVLFLDEPSAGLSPLMQDSVFEAVSRINEAGVSVLMVEQNARQCLDISDRAYVLDQGQDAYTGTGAELATDPKVIELYLGTLARIQE from the coding sequence GTGAACGAGCACGCGAGCACCGGCGAGCGGGTCCTGTGGACCGAGGAGCTGGTGGCCGGCTACATCCCCGACGTCGACATCCTGCGCGGGTGCTCGGTCGAGGTGCGGACAGGGGAGCTGGTCGGCATCATCGGGCCCAACGGTGCCGGCAAGTCCACCCTCATCAAGGCGATGTTCGGGCTGGTCCCGGTCCGCTCCGGCAAGGTCATGCTGCAGGGCACCGACATCACCTCCCGCCCTGCCCACAAGCTGGTCACCGACGGGCTGGGCTACGTCCCGCAGAACAACAACGTCTTCCCCTCCCTCACGGTCGAGGAGAACCTCCAGATGGGGCTCTACCTCCGGCCCAAGGAGTATGCCGAGCGCTTCCGCGAGGTCAGCGACCTCTACCCCCTGCTCGCCGACCGCCGGGCCCAGCGCGCCGGGTCGCTGTCCGGTGGGGAGCGGCAGGTCGTCGCTATGGGACGCGCCCTGATGACCGGTCCGCACGTGCTCTTCCTCGACGAGCCGTCGGCCGGGCTGTCGCCCCTCATGCAGGACTCGGTCTTCGAGGCCGTGTCGAGGATCAACGAGGCAGGGGTGTCGGTGCTCATGGTCGAGCAGAACGCCCGCCAGTGCCTCGACATCTCCGACCGGGCCTACGTCCTCGACCAGGGCCAGGACGCCTACACCGGCACCGGCGCGGAGCTGGCCACCGACCCGAAGGTCATCGAGCTCTATCTCGGCACCCTGGCACGCATCCAGGAGTGA
- the uvrB gene encoding excinuclease ABC subunit UvrB codes for MRPTTDLQRTVNPFRVVSDFSPSGDQPRAIADLTRRVGAGEEDIVLLGATGTGKSATTAWMIEQVQRPTLVMAPNKTLAAQLANEFKELLPHNAVEYFVSYYDYYQPEAYVPQTDTYIEKDSSINDEVERLRHSATNSLLTRRDVVVVASVSCIYGLGTPQEYVDRMERLRVGDTVERDDLLRRFVTMQYTRNDMAFSRGTFRVRGDTVEIIPQYEELAVRIEFFGDEIDRLYTLNPLTGEVVREEREMYVFPASHYVAGPERMERAIGSIESELAAQLETFEKQGKLLEAQRLRMRTTYDIEMMRQVGSCSGIENYSRHIDGRSAGTAPNCLLDYFPEDFLLVLDESHVTVPQIGAMYEGDMSRKRTLVDHGFRLPSAMDNRPLKWEEFLERIGQTVYLSATPGDYEMAKSDGYVEQIIRPTGLVDPQVVLKPTKGQIDDLLHEIGERTAKDERVLVTTLTKKMAEDLTDYLLDKGVRVRYLHSEVDTLRRVELLRELRLGEYDVLVGINLLREGLDLPEVSLVSILDADKEGFLRSSRSLIQTIGRAARNVSGQVHMYADTVTPSMEQAIDETNRRRDKQLAYNAEHGIDPTPLRKRIADITDMLEREDADTETLMGSGRSQSRGKGRGRAAAAVVGTGAVERRTGDQLPATELADLIHELTEQMHQAATDLHFELAARLRDEIGDLKKELRQMREATG; via the coding sequence ATGCGTCCGACCACCGACCTGCAACGCACGGTCAACCCCTTCCGCGTCGTCTCCGACTTCTCCCCGAGCGGCGACCAGCCGCGCGCCATCGCCGACCTCACCCGCCGCGTGGGAGCGGGGGAGGAGGACATCGTCCTGCTGGGGGCCACCGGCACCGGCAAGTCGGCGACGACCGCCTGGATGATCGAGCAGGTCCAGCGCCCCACGCTGGTCATGGCGCCCAACAAGACGCTCGCCGCCCAGCTGGCCAACGAGTTCAAGGAGCTGCTGCCCCACAACGCGGTGGAGTACTTCGTCAGCTACTACGACTACTACCAGCCCGAGGCCTACGTCCCGCAGACCGACACCTACATCGAGAAGGACTCGTCCATCAACGATGAGGTAGAGCGGCTGCGCCACTCGGCGACCAACTCGCTCCTCACCCGCCGCGACGTCGTCGTCGTCGCCTCGGTGTCGTGCATCTACGGTCTGGGTACCCCGCAGGAGTACGTCGACCGCATGGAACGGCTGCGGGTGGGCGACACCGTGGAGCGCGACGACCTGCTGCGGCGGTTCGTCACGATGCAGTACACCCGCAACGACATGGCCTTCTCCCGGGGGACCTTCCGGGTGCGCGGCGACACCGTCGAGATCATCCCCCAGTACGAAGAGCTCGCCGTGCGGATCGAATTCTTCGGTGACGAGATCGACCGGCTCTACACCCTCAACCCGCTGACCGGCGAGGTCGTGCGCGAGGAGCGGGAGATGTATGTCTTCCCGGCCTCGCACTACGTCGCGGGCCCCGAACGGATGGAGCGGGCGATCGGCAGCATCGAGAGCGAGCTCGCCGCCCAGCTCGAGACCTTCGAGAAGCAGGGCAAGCTCCTGGAGGCGCAGCGACTGCGGATGCGCACGACCTACGACATCGAGATGATGCGCCAGGTCGGGTCCTGCTCCGGCATCGAGAACTACTCCCGCCACATCGACGGGCGGAGCGCCGGCACGGCACCCAACTGCCTGCTCGACTACTTCCCCGAGGACTTCCTGCTCGTGCTCGACGAGTCGCACGTCACCGTGCCCCAGATCGGTGCGATGTACGAGGGCGACATGTCGCGCAAGCGGACGTTGGTCGACCACGGCTTCCGGCTGCCGAGCGCGATGGACAACCGGCCGTTGAAGTGGGAGGAGTTCCTCGAGCGGATCGGGCAGACGGTCTACCTCTCGGCCACGCCGGGGGACTACGAGATGGCCAAGAGCGACGGCTACGTCGAGCAGATCATCCGGCCCACCGGGCTGGTCGACCCCCAGGTCGTCCTCAAACCCACCAAGGGCCAGATCGATGACCTGCTGCACGAGATCGGGGAGCGCACCGCCAAGGACGAGCGGGTGCTCGTGACGACCCTCACCAAGAAGATGGCCGAGGACCTCACCGACTACCTCCTCGACAAGGGGGTGCGGGTGCGCTACCTCCACTCCGAGGTGGACACCCTGCGTCGCGTCGAGCTGCTGCGCGAGCTGCGGTTGGGGGAGTACGACGTGCTCGTCGGGATCAACCTGCTGCGCGAGGGTCTGGACCTGCCCGAGGTCTCCCTCGTGAGCATCCTCGACGCCGACAAGGAGGGCTTCCTGCGCTCCAGCCGCTCGCTCATCCAGACCATCGGTCGGGCGGCCCGCAACGTCTCGGGGCAGGTGCACATGTATGCCGACACCGTCACCCCGTCGATGGAGCAGGCGATCGATGAGACCAACCGTCGCCGGGACAAGCAGCTGGCCTACAACGCCGAGCACGGCATCGACCCGACGCCCCTGCGCAAGCGGATCGCCGACATCACCGACATGCTCGAGCGGGAGGACGCGGACACCGAGACGCTCATGGGCAGCGGGCGCAGCCAGTCCCGCGGCAAGGGCCGGGGCAGGGCCGCCGCCGCGGTCGTCGGGACCGGCGCGGTGGAGCGCCGCACCGGTGACCAGCTGCCGGCGACCGAGCTCGCCGACCTCATCCACGAGCTGACCGAGCAGATGCACCAGGCGGCGACGGACCTCCACTTCGAGCTCGCGGCCCGGCTCCGCGACGAGATCGGTGACCTCAAGAAGGAGCTGCGTCAGATGCGGGAAGCCACCGGCTGA
- the rpsA gene encoding 30S ribosomal protein S1, which yields MTATTADKAISQIAVNDIGSEEELLAAIDATIKNFNDGDIVEGVIVKVDRDEVLLDIGYKTEGVIPSRELAIKHDVDPSEVVTVGDEVEALVLQKEDKEGRLILSKKRAQYERAWGSIEKIKEEDGVVTGTVIEVVKGGLILDIGLRGFLPASLVEMRRVRDLQPYVGKEIEAKIIELDKNRNNVVLSRRAWLEQTQSEVRTTFLKELAKGQVRSGVVSSIVNFGAFVDLGGGVDGLVHVSELSWKHIDHPGEVVEVGDEVTVEVLDVDMDRERVSLSLKATLEDPWQTFARTHAIGQVVPGKVTKLVPFGAFVRVEDGIEGLVHISELAERHVELPEQIVTVGAEVFVKVIDIDLERRRISLSLKQANDAVANEFDPTLYGMAAEYDEQGNYKYPEGFDPETNEWLEGHEEQREKWEKEYADAHARWEAHKAQVDAASEADADSGVEVAPASTSYSSDDSSSDDSTGTLASDEALAALREKLTGA from the coding sequence ATGACTGCCACCACGGCCGATAAGGCCATCTCCCAGATCGCTGTCAACGACATCGGATCTGAGGAGGAACTGCTCGCGGCCATCGATGCCACGATCAAGAACTTCAACGACGGCGACATCGTCGAGGGAGTGATCGTCAAGGTCGACCGCGACGAGGTCCTGCTCGACATCGGCTACAAGACCGAGGGTGTCATCCCCTCCCGCGAGCTCGCCATCAAGCACGACGTCGACCCGTCCGAGGTCGTCACCGTCGGCGACGAGGTCGAGGCCCTGGTCCTCCAGAAGGAGGACAAGGAAGGCCGCCTGATCCTGTCCAAGAAGCGCGCGCAGTACGAGCGCGCCTGGGGCTCGATCGAGAAGATCAAGGAGGAGGACGGCGTCGTCACCGGCACCGTCATCGAGGTCGTCAAGGGTGGCCTCATCCTCGACATCGGTCTGCGCGGCTTCCTGCCGGCCTCCCTGGTCGAGATGCGCCGCGTGCGCGACCTCCAGCCCTATGTCGGCAAGGAGATCGAGGCCAAGATCATCGAGCTGGACAAGAACCGCAACAACGTGGTCCTGTCCCGCCGCGCCTGGCTCGAGCAGACCCAGTCGGAGGTGCGCACCACCTTCCTCAAGGAGCTCGCCAAGGGCCAGGTCCGCTCCGGTGTGGTCAGCAGCATCGTCAACTTCGGTGCCTTCGTGGACCTCGGCGGCGGTGTGGACGGCCTCGTGCACGTCTCCGAGCTCTCGTGGAAGCACATCGACCACCCGGGTGAGGTCGTCGAGGTCGGCGACGAGGTCACCGTCGAGGTGCTCGACGTCGACATGGACCGCGAGCGCGTGTCGCTCTCGCTCAAGGCGACCCTCGAGGACCCGTGGCAGACCTTCGCCCGGACCCACGCCATCGGTCAGGTCGTGCCCGGTAAGGTCACCAAGCTCGTCCCCTTCGGTGCGTTCGTGCGCGTCGAGGACGGCATCGAGGGCCTGGTCCACATCTCCGAGCTGGCCGAGCGTCACGTCGAGCTGCCCGAGCAGATCGTCACCGTGGGTGCCGAGGTCTTCGTCAAGGTCATCGACATCGACCTGGAGCGCCGCCGCATCTCGCTGTCGCTCAAGCAGGCCAACGACGCGGTCGCCAACGAGTTCGACCCGACGCTCTACGGCATGGCCGCGGAGTACGACGAGCAGGGCAACTACAAGTACCCCGAGGGCTTCGACCCGGAGACCAACGAGTGGCTCGAGGGCCACGAGGAGCAGCGGGAGAAGTGGGAGAAGGAGTACGCCGACGCCCACGCCCGCTGGGAGGCGCACAAGGCGCAGGTGGATGCCGCCTCGGAGGCCGACGCCGACAGTGGTGTCGAGGTCGCCCCGGCCTCCACGTCCTACTCCTCGGACGACTCCAGCTCCGACGACAGCACCGGCACGCTGGCCTCTGACGAGGCCCTGGCCGCGCTGCGGGAGAAGCTGACCGGCGCCTGA
- a CDS encoding TerC family protein yields the protein MDVPGWVWTVTLVLITLVFAFDLLVLGRRPHEPSRREVSVALSIYIGLALLFGLGVFFTSGGQFAAEFYAGWLMEYSLSIDNLFIFLIIMAKFGVPRKYQQFALMVGIVMALVMRAIFILVGAAAIERWSWVFYLFGAFLIYTAVKLAKENLGHDDEEDDYEENALLRWVEKRFPVTQSWDGGTKLRIVESGKRVLTPMAIVILALGTTDLLFALDSIPAIFGLTQEPYLVLMANVFALMGLRQLYFLLGDLLKKLVYLGLGLSVLLAFIGVKLILHAMHENELPFINGGEHLNVPEVPIWLSLLAIIGILGVTAVASLLKTRRDAARGITREGDEARLDINEVGLFGDSQHHGHRDAAEGDSGARRGSQDGGARTDRHR from the coding sequence ATGGATGTCCCCGGCTGGGTGTGGACCGTCACGCTGGTCCTCATCACCCTCGTCTTCGCCTTCGACCTGCTCGTGCTCGGTCGACGCCCGCACGAGCCCTCCCGGCGGGAGGTCAGTGTCGCGCTGTCGATCTACATCGGACTGGCGCTGCTCTTCGGCCTCGGGGTGTTCTTCACCTCCGGCGGCCAGTTCGCCGCGGAGTTCTACGCCGGCTGGCTCATGGAGTACTCCCTCTCCATCGACAACCTCTTCATCTTCCTCATCATCATGGCCAAGTTCGGCGTGCCGAGGAAGTACCAGCAGTTCGCCCTCATGGTGGGGATCGTCATGGCCCTCGTCATGCGCGCGATCTTCATCCTCGTCGGCGCTGCCGCGATCGAGCGCTGGTCATGGGTCTTCTACCTCTTCGGTGCCTTCCTCATCTACACCGCCGTCAAGCTGGCCAAGGAGAACCTCGGTCACGACGACGAGGAGGACGACTACGAGGAGAACGCCCTGCTCCGCTGGGTGGAGAAGCGATTCCCCGTGACGCAGTCCTGGGACGGCGGCACCAAGCTGCGGATCGTCGAGAGCGGCAAGCGGGTGCTCACCCCGATGGCCATCGTCATCCTCGCGCTGGGCACCACGGACCTGCTCTTCGCCCTGGACTCGATCCCGGCCATCTTCGGGCTCACCCAGGAGCCCTACCTCGTCCTCATGGCCAATGTCTTCGCGCTCATGGGTCTGCGACAGCTCTACTTCCTGCTGGGCGACCTGCTCAAGAAGCTCGTCTACCTTGGCCTGGGCCTGTCGGTGCTGCTCGCCTTCATCGGCGTCAAGCTCATCCTGCACGCCATGCACGAGAACGAGCTCCCGTTTATCAACGGCGGTGAGCACCTCAACGTGCCGGAGGTGCCGATCTGGCTGTCCCTCCTGGCCATCATCGGCATCCTGGGCGTCACCGCGGTCGCGAGCCTGCTCAAGACTCGTCGGGACGCCGCCCGCGGCATCACCCGCGAGGGCGACGAGGCCCGGCTCGACATCAACGAGGTCGGACTCTTCGGCGACTCCCAGCACCATGGCCACCGCGACGCCGCCGAGGGCGACAGCGGAGCGCGTCGGGGCAGCCAGGACGGCGGCGCCAGGACCGACCGGCACCGCTGA
- a CDS encoding ABC transporter substrate-binding protein gives MRVKTHLRSAAALSALALLAACGDAEEPQTDSEASAEDTPAEDAEAEETESADDTMESEEPAAGGDGNTSETFTFGYVLPETGQLAFLGPPQIEALGLAIEDINAAGGVLGNEVPAPIAGDEAGQEAAAQQAADRILSEQPSAIVGAAASGMSLAIVDRVTGANVMQCSGSNTAPTFTDYEDDGLYIRTAPSDALQGPVLANTIVNDGYSNVAIVARADDYGSGLAEATATALENAGATVSLNETYDPLAREFNAVVSSVEAAEPDAVVVIAFEEGAQILQGMFEAGLTPDAVGVYGADGLRSADLGSIVNESDPGVIAGMKGTAPASADNPDFITKLEEFAPDLEETQFAPQVYDCAVTMALAAEVAGSVNAADFKAEVNGVTSEGTECTSFEECKGLIEDGEDIDYNGASGPLDFTEAGEPGTATIEVYEFDDAGDLQSVETVEANPVE, from the coding sequence ATGCGTGTGAAGACGCACCTGAGGAGCGCAGCCGCACTGTCGGCGCTCGCCCTGCTGGCCGCCTGCGGCGACGCCGAGGAGCCGCAGACCGACAGCGAGGCCTCCGCCGAGGACACCCCCGCCGAGGATGCCGAGGCAGAGGAGACGGAGTCCGCCGACGACACCATGGAGAGCGAGGAGCCCGCGGCCGGCGGTGACGGGAACACCTCCGAGACCTTCACCTTCGGCTACGTGCTCCCGGAGACCGGCCAGCTGGCCTTCCTCGGCCCGCCCCAGATCGAGGCCCTCGGCCTGGCCATCGAGGACATCAACGCCGCGGGCGGCGTCCTCGGCAACGAGGTCCCCGCGCCGATCGCCGGTGACGAGGCCGGCCAGGAGGCCGCCGCCCAGCAGGCCGCCGACCGCATCCTCTCCGAGCAGCCCAGCGCCATCGTGGGCGCTGCGGCCTCCGGCATGTCCCTGGCCATCGTCGACCGGGTCACCGGCGCCAACGTCATGCAGTGCTCCGGCTCCAACACGGCGCCGACCTTCACCGACTACGAGGACGACGGGCTCTACATCCGCACGGCGCCCTCGGACGCGCTGCAGGGACCGGTGCTCGCCAACACCATCGTCAACGACGGCTACAGCAATGTCGCCATCGTCGCCCGTGCCGACGACTACGGCTCGGGCCTGGCCGAGGCCACGGCCACCGCCCTGGAGAACGCCGGGGCGACCGTGTCCCTCAACGAGACCTACGACCCGCTGGCGCGCGAGTTCAACGCCGTCGTGTCGTCGGTGGAGGCCGCCGAGCCGGACGCCGTGGTCGTCATCGCCTTCGAGGAGGGCGCGCAGATTCTCCAGGGGATGTTCGAGGCCGGCCTCACGCCTGACGCGGTGGGTGTCTACGGCGCCGACGGTCTGCGCTCCGCCGACCTCGGCAGCATCGTCAACGAGTCCGACCCGGGCGTCATCGCCGGGATGAAGGGCACCGCCCCGGCCTCGGCCGACAACCCCGACTTCATCACGAAGCTGGAGGAGTTCGCGCCCGACCTCGAGGAGACGCAGTTCGCGCCGCAGGTCTACGACTGCGCCGTCACCATGGCGCTCGCCGCCGAGGTCGCCGGCTCGGTCAACGCCGCCGACTTCAAGGCCGAGGTCAACGGCGTCACCAGCGAGGGCACCGAGTGCACCTCCTTCGAGGAGTGCAAGGGCCTCATCGAGGACGGCGAGGACATCGACTACAACGGCGCCAGCGGTCCGTTGGACTTCACCGAGGCGGGCGAGCCGGGGACGGCCACCATCGAGGTCTACGAGTTCGACGACGCCGGTGACCTGCAGTCGGTGGAGACGGTCGAGGCCAACCCTGTGGAGTAG
- a CDS encoding ABC transporter ATP-binding protein yields MSDDTQEDLLAQREAVHEREQEKTLSVGARRAAAALAGVANVPGVAKPDAILVADDMSRHFGGVRAVEVEHLEIQRGTITALIGPNGAGKSTFFNLITGFDKPDSGQWSFEGKDISGAPSYRIARQGMVRTFQLTKALTRLTSLENLMLGATGQRGERLLTSLLRPSWAGQEAGIRSRAEELLGRFNLTHMRDEFAGTMSGGQRKLLEMARALMVQPAMILLDEPMAGVNPALTQSLLGHIEALRDDGMTIVLVEHDMDVIMSISDWVVCFAQGKVIAEGRPDDIRKDAAVIDAYLGTHRSLKDGEQS; encoded by the coding sequence ATGTCCGATGACACGCAAGAGGACCTGCTCGCCCAGCGCGAGGCGGTGCACGAGCGGGAGCAGGAGAAGACCCTCTCGGTCGGTGCCCGGCGCGCGGCCGCGGCGCTGGCCGGGGTGGCCAACGTCCCCGGCGTCGCCAAGCCCGACGCCATCCTCGTGGCCGACGACATGTCGCGGCACTTCGGTGGGGTTCGTGCAGTCGAGGTCGAGCACCTGGAGATCCAGCGGGGGACCATCACGGCGCTCATCGGGCCGAACGGCGCGGGCAAGTCGACCTTCTTCAACCTCATCACCGGCTTCGACAAGCCCGACAGCGGCCAGTGGTCGTTCGAGGGCAAGGACATCAGTGGTGCCCCGTCCTACCGCATCGCCCGGCAGGGCATGGTCCGGACCTTCCAGCTGACCAAGGCCCTGACCCGCCTGACCAGCCTGGAGAACCTCATGCTGGGCGCCACCGGCCAGCGCGGTGAACGCCTGCTCACCTCGCTGCTGCGCCCGTCGTGGGCCGGTCAGGAGGCCGGGATCCGCAGCCGGGCCGAGGAGCTGCTCGGCAGGTTCAACCTCACCCACATGCGCGACGAGTTCGCCGGCACCATGTCCGGCGGGCAGCGCAAGCTGCTGGAGATGGCCCGGGCCCTCATGGTCCAGCCGGCGATGATCCTGCTCGACGAGCCGATGGCCGGGGTCAACCCCGCCCTGACCCAGTCCCTGCTGGGGCATATCGAGGCCCTGCGGGACGACGGTATGACGATCGTCCTCGTCGAGCACGACATGGACGTCATCATGTCGATCAGCGACTGGGTCGTCTGCTTCGCGCAGGGCAAGGTCATCGCCGAGGGACGCCCTGATGACATCCGCAAGGATGCCGCGGTCATCGACGCCTACCTCGGCACCCACCGCTCACTCAAGGACGGGGAGCAGTCGTGA
- a CDS encoding class I SAM-dependent methyltransferase, which translates to MSGTGPAPTPDRALRRPATHAESVRAGRSWWDAEADAYYREHGAQLGDGELTWGPEGWTERDLGLLGDLTGRDLLEVGAGGAQGGRWCAGQGARVVSTDVSGGMLQVARRIDARHAGSTPAGYAQCDGAVLPFPDATFDLVVTAHGVLAFVPDAAATLTEWARVLRPGGRVVFSLPHPFRWVFPDAADESGLVARYPYFDDAAYVEETEEGVATYTEHHRTVGDLVRAVHRAGLVLTDLVELEWPESRDLVWGGWGPLRGRLLPGTAVLVAHRPG; encoded by the coding sequence ATGAGCGGCACCGGCCCGGCCCCGACCCCCGACCGCGCCCTGCGGCGCCCGGCCACGCACGCGGAGTCCGTCCGGGCGGGACGGTCGTGGTGGGACGCGGAGGCGGACGCCTACTACCGCGAGCACGGCGCCCAGCTGGGCGATGGGGAGCTGACCTGGGGCCCGGAGGGATGGACCGAGCGGGATCTGGGTCTGCTCGGGGACCTGACCGGCCGTGACCTCCTCGAGGTCGGGGCCGGTGGCGCGCAGGGCGGGCGCTGGTGCGCCGGGCAGGGCGCACGCGTCGTCAGCACCGACGTCAGCGGCGGGATGCTTCAGGTCGCCCGGAGGATCGACGCCCGGCACGCGGGCAGCACCCCGGCGGGCTACGCCCAGTGCGACGGGGCCGTGCTGCCCTTCCCCGACGCGACCTTCGACCTCGTCGTCACCGCGCACGGCGTGCTCGCCTTCGTCCCCGACGCCGCAGCGACCCTGACGGAGTGGGCGCGGGTGCTGCGCCCCGGAGGGCGCGTGGTCTTCTCCCTCCCCCACCCCTTCCGCTGGGTCTTCCCCGACGCCGCCGACGAGTCGGGCCTCGTGGCGCGCTACCCCTACTTCGACGACGCGGCCTACGTCGAGGAGACCGAGGAAGGGGTGGCCACCTACACCGAGCACCACCGCACCGTCGGCGATCTCGTCCGGGCCGTGCACCGGGCCGGGCTCGTCCTCACCGATCTCGTGGAGCTGGAGTGGCCGGAGTCGCGCGACCTCGTCTGGGGTGGGTGGGGTCCGCTCCGCGGTCGTCTGCTGCCCGGTACGGCCGTCCTGGTGGCCCATCGTCCCGGGTAG
- a CDS encoding BCCT family transporter — MTTSTDSPTPTRARLTEGLAPRVFWPAAVFIIGFVLLAVFMPATMNSALSTANEYVVNTIGWYYVLLTFAFVVFSIWLAVSDYGDIKLGDDEEKPEFGYLSWFAMLFSAGMGIGLMFWGVAEPLNHFAGPPPGTGGGSDADMANAALGRTFLHWGLHAWAIYIIVGLGVAYAVHRRKLPVSIRYALKPILGDRAEGWIGDLIDIVAIVGTLFGVATSLGFGVAQVAAGLNFVGLTDSTSPWLQVLLIAVITVIATASVVSGIGKGIKWLSNINLTLAAGLLIFVLIAGPTLFLLNDMVQSIGYYLQNFFSMSFATFAYQEEGPAWLGGWTTYYWGWWISWSPFVGIFIARISRGRTVREFITGVLLVPTLLTTAWFVIMGGTALHREIFGEGGLVGEDGSVSTNDALFQMLDGLPGGPFLSGLAIIMIVIFFVTSSDSGSYVVDMIANGGNPDPPVWSRVMWAVLEGAIAAVLILAGAAAGVEGGGLASLQTMAIITAVPFTIVMIGICISLVKAFSAEDKERDRIERKVMARELALEAQEMDVWPDRGTAHGADTHVRR, encoded by the coding sequence GTGACCACCTCGACCGACTCCCCGACGCCCACCAGGGCGCGCCTGACCGAAGGGCTGGCGCCGCGTGTCTTCTGGCCCGCGGCCGTCTTCATCATCGGTTTCGTGCTCCTGGCGGTGTTCATGCCGGCGACGATGAACAGCGCGCTGTCGACGGCCAACGAATACGTCGTCAACACCATCGGGTGGTACTACGTCCTGCTCACCTTCGCCTTCGTGGTCTTCAGCATCTGGCTGGCGGTGAGCGACTACGGCGACATCAAGCTCGGTGACGACGAGGAGAAGCCCGAGTTCGGATACCTCTCGTGGTTCGCGATGCTCTTCAGCGCCGGCATGGGGATCGGGCTGATGTTCTGGGGCGTGGCCGAGCCGCTCAACCACTTCGCCGGACCGCCCCCCGGCACCGGCGGCGGCAGCGACGCGGACATGGCGAACGCGGCCCTCGGGCGGACGTTCCTGCACTGGGGTCTGCACGCCTGGGCGATCTACATCATCGTCGGCCTCGGCGTTGCCTACGCCGTGCACCGACGCAAGCTCCCGGTGTCCATCCGGTACGCCCTCAAGCCGATCCTCGGCGACCGCGCCGAGGGCTGGATCGGCGACCTCATCGACATCGTGGCCATCGTCGGGACCCTCTTCGGTGTCGCCACCTCGCTCGGCTTCGGCGTGGCCCAGGTGGCCGCGGGGCTGAACTTCGTCGGCCTCACCGACAGCACGAGCCCCTGGCTCCAGGTCCTGCTCATCGCCGTCATCACGGTGATCGCCACCGCGTCGGTCGTCTCCGGCATCGGCAAGGGCATCAAGTGGTTGTCCAACATCAACCTCACCCTGGCTGCCGGGCTGCTGATCTTCGTGCTCATCGCCGGTCCGACGCTGTTCCTGCTCAACGACATGGTCCAGTCGATCGGCTACTACCTCCAGAACTTCTTCTCGATGAGCTTCGCGACCTTCGCCTACCAGGAGGAGGGCCCCGCCTGGCTGGGCGGTTGGACGACCTACTACTGGGGCTGGTGGATCAGCTGGTCGCCCTTCGTCGGCATCTTCATCGCCCGTATCTCCCGCGGCCGGACGGTCCGCGAGTTCATCACGGGCGTGCTGCTCGTGCCCACCCTCCTCACGACGGCGTGGTTCGTCATCATGGGTGGCACGGCCCTGCACCGGGAGATCTTCGGCGAGGGCGGCCTGGTCGGCGAGGACGGCAGCGTGTCCACCAACGACGCGTTGTTCCAGATGCTCGACGGCCTGCCGGGCGGTCCGTTCCTCTCCGGCCTGGCCATCATCATGATCGTCATCTTCTTCGTCACCAGCTCGGACTCGGGTTCCTACGTGGTCGACATGATCGCCAACGGCGGCAACCCCGACCCGCCGGTGTGGAGCCGGGTGATGTGGGCCGTGCTCGAGGGCGCCATCGCCGCAGTGCTGATCCTCGCGGGTGCCGCGGCCGGGGTCGAGGGCGGCGGGCTCGCCTCCCTGCAGACGATGGCGATCATCACCGCCGTCCCGTTCACGATCGTCATGATCGGCATCTGCATCTCGCTGGTCAAGGCCTTCTCGGCCGAGGACAAGGAGCGTGACCGGATCGAGCGCAAGGTCATGGCGCGGGAGCTGGCGCTCGAGGCCCAGGAGATGGACGTGTGGCCCGACAGGGGCACGGCCCACGGGGCTGACACCCACGTGAGGCGCTGA